The following are encoded together in the Bradyrhizobium sp. CCGUVB1N3 genome:
- a CDS encoding lysozyme inhibitor LprI family protein encodes MLRIAREALRCVRGTRVSIGQNRKGDLPDDTSDFSFIELKPILSKSTPCKVAVVCVARWAAQRIVPFPVEPARARRPQMAPAGRHHRARETALTKTSIGVSCVGLILLLASPGQAIAEDVRVKACFDRGSNAEQRECLHDLYRAAQAELEKTYRQRIDQATALEADARARGTWPPPLQGPSWAERIASSQKAWDGYREAECWGVIGQPGGSGRLGWAYGCLAEKTFERIDELKVPFDQR; translated from the coding sequence ATGCTTCGCATCGCCAGGGAAGCGCTGCGCTGCGTCCGGGGCACGAGAGTTTCGATCGGGCAAAACCGTAAAGGTGATTTGCCCGACGACACAAGCGATTTCTCTTTTATCGAACTCAAACCCATTTTGTCGAAATCAACCCCATGCAAAGTAGCGGTGGTGTGTGTTGCCCGTTGGGCGGCACAACGAATAGTACCCTTCCCGGTTGAACCAGCTCGCGCGCGGCGGCCACAAATGGCACCGGCCGGGCGCCATCACCGCGCGAGGGAGACTGCACTGACCAAGACTTCGATCGGCGTGTCCTGCGTCGGCCTGATCCTGCTGTTGGCCTCACCTGGCCAGGCGATCGCCGAGGACGTTCGCGTGAAGGCCTGCTTCGATCGCGGGTCGAACGCCGAGCAGCGCGAGTGTCTGCACGATCTCTATCGCGCAGCGCAAGCCGAACTCGAAAAGACCTATCGTCAAAGAATCGACCAAGCGACCGCTCTTGAAGCAGACGCGCGAGCAAGAGGCACGTGGCCTCCTCCCCTTCAAGGCCCGAGCTGGGCGGAACGGATTGCCTCGAGCCAGAAGGCTTGGGACGGCTACCGCGAGGCCGAGTGCTGGGGCGTGATCGGGCAGCCCGGCGGCTCGGGACGACTGGGCTGGGCGTATGGATGTCTTGCCGAGAAGACGTTCGAACGGATCGACGAGCTGAAGGTGCCGTTCGATCAGCGGTAG
- a CDS encoding indolepyruvate ferredoxin oxidoreductase family protein, whose translation MGINQGPISLDQKYTQSTGHVFTTGIQALVRLPMAQIRSDRAAGLNTAGFISGYRGSPLGGYDQQLFAARKHLEQYNIKFQPGVNEDLAATAIWGSQQLNLSPGAKYDGVVGIWYGKGPGVDRCGDVFRHGNAAGSAKNGGVLCLAGDDHGAKSSTVPHQSDHAFISALMPYLYPSSIHEMIEMGLLGIAMSRYSGCWVGMKVITETVETTAEIDLTDEMKPFIIPSDFELPPGGLNLRWPDDRFEQDRRLQDYKGYAAIAFARANKVNRVTMDSPNARYGIMASGKSYEDVRQALRELGVTEEVAAKIGLRLYKIGMPWPLEPEGVRQFAVGLEEIFIVEERREIVENQVKQELFNWRDDVRPRIVGKMDDHDKRFLTFAAELSVASLASSITERLLRLNLNPEIAEMLRAKADWFNGRQATQMQATAPVSRTPYFCSGCPHNTSTKVPEGSRALAGIGCHFMALWMDRSTETFTHMGGEGVPWVGIAPFTNENHIFANLGDGTYFHSGILAIRQAIASKANITYKILYNDAVAMTGGQRHDGDLSPQKIMAQLHAEGISEIYLVSENPDAYPANTIAPGVKKYHRDELENVMKMCREYKGTSAIVFVQTCAAEKRRRRKRGLMEDPPRRVMINPAVCEGCGDCSVQSNCISVEPLETEFGRKRTINQSSCNKDYSCLKGFCPSFVTIDGGAPRHRAPAELADIGELPEPTSRPALDKPYNIAVGGVGGTGVLTIGALLGMAAHIEGKASMILDMSGLAQKGGAVLSHVRLSDHPAEVTCSRIVTGTADLVLAADEVVAVAKDTISLCDSSRTRGIINSHVIPTADFILNRDFNFQTRKLNAVLETALHKDSTFFDFTKPAEQLLGDAIATNMMMMGYAYQKGLLPVGAEAIEQAIEVNGVAIKMNKEAFRLGRLAVADPKRLADMLKGQDEVVAPKSLEAMTLDEIIEHRAKHLTAYQNGRLAKRYRKLVDQVRDAAVKGGHSDALPRAVAINYAKLLAYKDEYEVARLFTDGQFEQQLRDQFEGDFKFSFNLAPPILAKGVDAQGRPKKRAFGPWMLGVFRWLAKFRFLRGTPLDIFGYSADRKLERDLIRGYEKDVATVLGLLSPVTHDTAVELLSLPDRIRGYGPVKDKAVQAAKARYAQLAADLASPPPAPRQIAAE comes from the coding sequence ATGGGCATCAACCAGGGTCCGATCAGTCTCGATCAGAAATACACCCAGTCCACCGGACACGTCTTCACCACGGGAATCCAGGCGCTGGTCCGCCTGCCCATGGCCCAGATCCGGAGCGACCGCGCCGCAGGGCTGAACACCGCCGGCTTCATCTCCGGCTATCGCGGCTCGCCGCTTGGCGGCTATGACCAGCAGCTCTTCGCCGCCCGCAAGCATCTCGAGCAGTACAACATCAAGTTCCAGCCCGGCGTGAACGAGGATCTCGCCGCCACCGCGATCTGGGGCTCACAGCAGCTCAATCTCTCGCCCGGCGCCAAGTACGATGGCGTGGTCGGCATCTGGTACGGCAAGGGCCCCGGCGTCGACCGCTGCGGCGACGTCTTCCGCCACGGCAATGCCGCTGGCTCCGCCAAGAACGGCGGCGTGCTGTGCCTTGCCGGCGACGACCACGGCGCAAAGTCGTCGACCGTTCCGCATCAGTCCGACCATGCCTTCATCTCGGCGCTGATGCCGTATCTCTATCCCTCCAGCATCCACGAGATGATCGAGATGGGCCTCCTGGGTATCGCGATGTCGCGCTACTCGGGCTGCTGGGTCGGCATGAAGGTGATCACCGAGACGGTGGAGACCACCGCCGAGATCGATCTCACCGACGAGATGAAGCCCTTCATCATTCCCTCAGACTTCGAGCTGCCGCCCGGAGGCCTCAATCTGCGCTGGCCCGACGATCGCTTCGAGCAGGACCGGCGCCTCCAGGACTACAAGGGCTATGCGGCGATCGCCTTTGCGCGCGCCAACAAGGTCAACCGCGTCACGATGGATAGCCCGAACGCCCGCTACGGCATCATGGCGTCGGGCAAGAGCTACGAGGACGTGCGCCAGGCGCTGCGCGAGTTAGGGGTCACCGAGGAGGTCGCCGCCAAGATCGGCCTTCGCCTCTACAAGATCGGCATGCCCTGGCCGCTGGAGCCGGAGGGCGTAAGGCAGTTTGCCGTCGGTCTCGAGGAAATCTTCATCGTCGAGGAACGCCGCGAGATCGTCGAGAACCAGGTCAAGCAGGAGCTGTTCAATTGGCGCGACGACGTCCGCCCACGCATCGTCGGCAAGATGGACGACCACGACAAGCGCTTCCTCACCTTCGCCGCCGAGCTCAGTGTCGCCTCGCTTGCAAGCTCGATCACCGAACGGCTCCTTCGACTTAATCTCAACCCTGAGATTGCGGAAATGCTCCGCGCCAAGGCCGACTGGTTCAACGGCCGCCAGGCGACCCAGATGCAGGCCACCGCGCCCGTTTCCCGAACCCCTTATTTCTGCTCCGGCTGTCCCCACAACACATCCACGAAGGTCCCCGAAGGCAGCCGCGCGCTTGCCGGCATCGGCTGCCATTTCATGGCGCTGTGGATGGACCGCTCGACCGAGACGTTCACGCATATGGGCGGCGAGGGCGTGCCGTGGGTCGGCATCGCGCCCTTCACCAACGAGAACCACATTTTTGCGAACCTCGGCGACGGCACCTATTTCCACTCGGGAATTCTCGCCATCCGCCAGGCGATCGCCTCCAAGGCCAACATCACCTACAAGATTCTCTACAACGACGCCGTCGCCATGACCGGTGGCCAGCGCCATGACGGCGATCTCTCGCCGCAGAAGATCATGGCCCAGCTTCACGCCGAGGGCATCAGCGAGATCTACCTGGTCTCCGAAAATCCCGACGCCTATCCGGCCAACACCATCGCGCCCGGCGTGAAGAAGTATCATCGCGACGAGCTCGAGAACGTCATGAAGATGTGCCGGGAATACAAGGGCACATCCGCGATCGTCTTCGTCCAGACCTGCGCCGCCGAAAAGCGCCGCCGCCGCAAGCGTGGCCTGATGGAGGATCCGCCACGCCGCGTGATGATCAACCCGGCGGTCTGCGAGGGCTGCGGCGACTGCTCGGTGCAGTCGAACTGCATCTCGGTCGAGCCGCTGGAAACCGAGTTCGGCCGCAAGCGCACCATCAACCAGTCCTCCTGCAACAAGGACTATTCCTGCCTCAAAGGCTTCTGCCCGTCCTTCGTCACCATCGACGGCGGCGCGCCGCGCCATCGCGCACCGGCGGAGCTTGCTGATATCGGTGAGCTGCCGGAGCCCACCTCGCGCCCGGCCCTGGACAAGCCCTACAACATCGCCGTCGGCGGCGTTGGCGGCACTGGTGTCCTGACCATCGGCGCGCTGCTCGGCATGGCCGCCCATATCGAGGGCAAGGCCTCGATGATCCTCGACATGTCCGGCCTCGCGCAAAAGGGCGGGGCGGTGCTGAGCCACGTCCGCCTGTCGGATCATCCGGCCGAGGTGACGTGCTCGCGCATCGTCACCGGCACGGCCGATCTCGTGCTCGCAGCCGACGAGGTCGTCGCGGTCGCCAAGGACACGATCTCGCTCTGTGACTCCAGCCGCACCCGCGGCATCATCAACAGCCACGTCATTCCCACCGCCGACTTCATCCTCAACCGCGACTTCAACTTCCAGACCCGCAAGCTGAACGCGGTGCTGGAGACGGCGCTGCACAAGGACTCCACTTTCTTCGACTTCACCAAGCCCGCGGAACAGCTTCTTGGCGATGCCATCGCCACCAACATGATGATGATGGGCTACGCCTATCAGAAGGGGCTGCTGCCGGTCGGCGCCGAGGCGATCGAGCAGGCGATCGAGGTCAACGGCGTCGCGATCAAGATGAACAAGGAAGCCTTCCGCCTCGGCCGGCTTGCGGTCGCGGACCCGAAGCGGCTCGCCGACATGCTGAAGGGGCAGGACGAGGTGGTCGCGCCGAAGAGTCTGGAGGCGATGACGCTGGACGAGATCATCGAGCATCGCGCCAAGCATCTTACCGCCTACCAGAACGGCCGCCTCGCAAAGCGCTATCGCAAGCTGGTCGACCAGGTCCGCGACGCCGCGGTGAAGGGCGGCCATAGTGATGCGCTGCCGCGCGCGGTGGCGATCAACTACGCCAAGCTGCTCGCCTACAAGGACGAATACGAGGTCGCGCGGCTCTTCACTGACGGCCAGTTCGAGCAGCAGCTTCGCGACCAGTTCGAAGGCGACTTCAAGTTCAGCTTCAATCTTGCCCCGCCCATTCTGGCGAAAGGCGTCGATGCACAGGGCCGCCCGAAGAAGCGCGCCTTCGGCCCGTGGATGCTCGGCGTGTTCCGCTGGCTGGCCAAATTCCGCTTCCTGCGCGGTACCCCGCTGGACATTTTTGGCTACTCGGCCGACCGCAAGCTCGAGCGCGACCTGATCCGCGGCTACGAGAAGGACGTCGCCACCGTGCTCGGCCTGTTGTCGCCCGTCACGCACGACACCGCAGTGGAGCTGTTGTCGCTCCCCGACCGCATCCGCGGCTACGGCCCCGTGAAGGACAAGGCAGTGCAGGCCGCCAAAGCCCGCTACGCCCAGCTCGCCGCTGATCTTGCGAGCCCGCCACCGGCACCAAGGCAGATCGCGGCGGAGTAG
- a CDS encoding cytochrome c, with amino-acid sequence MRTILASLVSGLTLCSAVAATASEPSPEAIAHGKALVEAGDCASCHTADPAKPFAGGKRIDTPFGGIYAPNLTPDRDTGIGAWTDAEFTRALRFGIAPDGSYYYPAFPYPYFTKMTKDDTLSIRAYLSTQAPVANRVKPPELRWPFGYRSLMRAWNWLFFKPGLFEPDQFKTAAWNRGGYLVTGLGHCGACHTPKNYFGADKRELAFSGNEVGGWFAPRLDSAARSGLKSWSVDEIAEYLQSGRNAKSHADGLMAEVIVNSTSKMSDADVRAMAIYLKGLPPGPSEPAATPPLESEMKVGQAVYAKFCIACHETDGSGAPRIYPPLPGNALLQSENPSSTLRVILDGAHTVTTPRAPNTGEMPAYARQLSDEQIAAVTNYIRNSWGNAAPLVTAAQVGKARSQGP; translated from the coding sequence ATGCGGACGATTCTGGCGTCTCTGGTATCAGGGCTTACGTTGTGCAGTGCAGTCGCAGCGACCGCCAGCGAGCCGTCGCCGGAGGCGATCGCCCACGGCAAGGCGCTGGTGGAAGCCGGCGACTGTGCGAGCTGCCACACCGCCGATCCCGCAAAACCGTTCGCGGGCGGCAAGCGCATCGATACACCCTTTGGCGGGATCTATGCGCCGAACCTGACGCCGGATCGCGACACCGGAATCGGCGCCTGGACGGATGCCGAGTTCACCCGCGCGCTGCGCTTCGGCATCGCGCCGGATGGCTCCTATTATTATCCGGCGTTCCCCTACCCCTACTTCACCAAGATGACCAAGGACGACACGCTGTCGATCCGCGCATATCTTTCGACGCAGGCGCCCGTTGCGAACCGCGTCAAGCCGCCGGAGTTGCGCTGGCCGTTTGGCTATCGATCCCTGATGCGCGCCTGGAACTGGCTGTTCTTCAAGCCCGGCCTGTTCGAGCCCGACCAGTTCAAGACCGCGGCCTGGAATCGCGGCGGCTATCTCGTCACCGGGCTCGGCCATTGCGGCGCCTGCCACACGCCGAAGAACTATTTCGGCGCCGACAAGCGCGAGCTGGCGTTTTCGGGCAACGAGGTGGGTGGCTGGTTCGCACCAAGGCTCGATAGTGCCGCGCGGAGCGGGTTGAAGTCGTGGAGCGTCGACGAGATCGCCGAATATCTCCAAAGCGGACGCAACGCCAAGAGCCATGCCGACGGGCTGATGGCCGAGGTCATCGTCAACTCGACCTCGAAGATGAGCGATGCCGACGTGCGCGCCATGGCGATCTATCTGAAGGGGTTGCCGCCGGGACCGAGCGAGCCCGCGGCGACGCCACCATTGGAGAGCGAGATGAAGGTGGGACAAGCGGTCTATGCGAAGTTCTGCATCGCCTGCCATGAAACCGACGGCTCCGGCGCGCCGCGCATCTACCCGCCGCTGCCGGGCAATGCGCTGCTGCAATCCGAAAATCCGTCCTCCACGCTCCGCGTCATCCTCGACGGTGCCCATACCGTGACGACGCCGCGCGCACCCAACACCGGCGAGATGCCCGCCTATGCCAGGCAATTGTCGGACGAACAGATCGCAGCAGTGACGAACTATATCCGCAACTCCTGGGGCAATGCGGCGCCGCTGGTCACGGCGGCTCAGGTCGGGAAGGCACGGAGCCAGGGGCCGTAG
- a CDS encoding trimeric intracellular cation channel family protein, translating into MWSLPPSDSVLHLLSLVAVAAQGMTAALAAGRRSMDWLGVCFLGCITALGGGTLRDLFLGHYPLAWVQNPVYLALSGGAAFITILIARLVHRLKLAFIVFDAIGLVVFTMAGCDVAWQMDASLPIVIVSGMVTGCAGGVLRDVLCNDVPLLFRSELYASVSVVTGLFYATAFGLKINDELWTILTFVLGISFRLLAVHYKWEMPKFVFTGDEK; encoded by the coding sequence ATGTGGAGCCTGCCACCGAGCGACAGCGTGCTGCATTTACTTTCCCTGGTCGCGGTCGCGGCGCAGGGGATGACGGCGGCGCTGGCCGCGGGCCGGCGCAGCATGGACTGGCTCGGCGTCTGCTTCCTCGGCTGCATCACCGCGCTCGGCGGCGGCACGCTGCGCGATCTCTTCCTCGGCCATTATCCGCTCGCCTGGGTGCAAAACCCCGTCTATCTCGCGCTGAGCGGCGGAGCGGCCTTCATCACGATCCTGATCGCGCGCCTCGTGCATCGGCTCAAGCTGGCCTTCATCGTGTTCGACGCGATCGGCCTTGTGGTCTTCACCATGGCGGGCTGCGACGTCGCCTGGCAAATGGATGCCTCGCTGCCGATCGTGATCGTTTCCGGCATGGTGACGGGCTGCGCCGGCGGCGTGCTCCGCGATGTCCTCTGCAACGACGTGCCGCTGCTGTTTCGCTCGGAGCTCTACGCCAGCGTCTCGGTGGTGACGGGCCTGTTCTATGCCACCGCGTTCGGGCTGAAGATCAACGACGAGCTCTGGACCATTCTCACCTTCGTGCTCGGCATCAGCTTCCGCCTGCTCGCGGTCCACTACAAATGGGAGATGCCGAAGTTCGTCTTCACGGGAGATGAGAAGTAG
- a CDS encoding oxaloacetate decarboxylase: MHVTTADKRATFRKMHESGCFILPNPFDVGSAKALQHLGFKAIASSSAGFAWTIGRADNRVTVEDVCQHLAALCSAVDIPVNADFEGGFAVEPDKVAENVERGVRTGVAGLSIEDSTGDKDKPLYDRALAVERIKAARKAVGDSGTLLVGRCEAYLWGVSDLKLVIDRLTAYADAGADCLYAPGLKTREDIAAVVKAVHPRPFNLLIGASGLSLQEAADLGVRRISVGGSLARVAWGGFMRAAKEMAEKGTFAELGSGYPGGELNKMFG; the protein is encoded by the coding sequence ATGCACGTCACGACTGCGGACAAGCGCGCGACATTCCGGAAGATGCACGAGAGCGGCTGCTTCATCCTGCCCAATCCGTTCGATGTCGGCAGTGCCAAGGCCTTGCAGCATCTCGGCTTCAAGGCGATCGCCTCCTCGAGCGCCGGCTTTGCCTGGACCATCGGGCGCGCCGACAACCGCGTCACCGTGGAAGATGTCTGTCAGCATCTGGCAGCATTGTGCTCGGCGGTCGACATTCCCGTGAACGCGGATTTCGAGGGCGGCTTCGCGGTCGAGCCGGACAAGGTCGCGGAAAATGTCGAACGCGGTGTGCGGACCGGCGTTGCCGGGCTTTCGATCGAGGATTCCACCGGCGACAAGGACAAGCCGCTGTACGATCGCGCGCTTGCGGTCGAGCGCATCAAGGCCGCGCGCAAGGCGGTCGGTGACAGCGGCACGCTGCTGGTTGGTCGCTGCGAGGCCTATCTGTGGGGCGTGAGCGACCTCAAGCTCGTCATCGACCGGCTCACAGCCTACGCCGACGCCGGTGCCGATTGTCTCTATGCGCCGGGCCTGAAGACGCGCGAAGACATCGCTGCCGTCGTGAAGGCGGTGCATCCAAGGCCGTTCAATCTCCTGATCGGCGCCTCCGGCCTGTCGCTGCAGGAGGCCGCCGATCTCGGCGTGCGCAGGATCAGCGTCGGCGGCTCGCTCGCCCGCGTCGCCTGGGGCGGTTTCATGCGCGCGGCGAAGGAGATGGCGGAGAAGGGCACGTTTGCCGAACTCGGGAGCGGCTATCCCGGCGGCGAGCTCAACAAGATGTTCGGCTGA
- a CDS encoding antibiotic biosynthesis monooxygenase, translated as MIAVIFEVWPKPEHRQHYFDLAADLKPILQTIDGFVSVERFESLTEKGKILSVSFWRDEAAVEAWRKTMEHRRAQAKGRGNFFADYRLRIASVIRDYGMQNRDEAPRDSRAVHDAH; from the coding sequence ATGATCGCCGTGATCTTCGAGGTCTGGCCGAAGCCGGAGCACCGGCAGCACTATTTCGATCTCGCGGCCGATCTGAAGCCGATCCTCCAGACCATTGACGGCTTCGTCTCGGTCGAGCGCTTCGAAAGCCTGACCGAAAAGGGCAAGATCCTGTCGGTCTCGTTCTGGCGTGACGAGGCGGCCGTGGAGGCCTGGCGCAAGACCATGGAGCATCGCCGCGCGCAGGCCAAAGGCCGCGGAAACTTCTTTGCCGATTATCGCCTGCGGATTGCCAGCGTCATCCGAGATTACGGCATGCAGAATCGCGATGAGGCGCCGAGGGACAGCCGCGCCGTGCACGACGCGCACTAG
- a CDS encoding NIPSNAP family protein, which translates to MSITVFIRYQLDPFKRAQFEEYSKRWLTIIPKCGGDLIGYFMPHEGTNNIAFALIAFESLAAYEAYRARLRQDAEGMANFHFAEENRFILAEERTFLRKVVL; encoded by the coding sequence ATGTCCATCACCGTCTTCATCCGCTATCAGCTCGATCCCTTCAAGCGTGCGCAGTTCGAGGAGTATTCGAAGCGCTGGCTCACCATCATCCCGAAATGCGGTGGCGATCTGATCGGCTACTTCATGCCGCATGAGGGAACCAACAACATCGCCTTTGCGCTGATCGCCTTCGAAAGCCTGGCGGCCTACGAGGCCTATCGCGCGCGGCTGCGCCAGGACGCCGAGGGGATGGCGAACTTCCATTTTGCCGAGGAGAACAGGTTTATCCTCGCGGAGGAGCGGACGTTCTTGCGCAAGGTGGTATTGTAG
- a CDS encoding winged helix-turn-helix domain-containing protein — protein sequence MKAGPDIAMVASLVGDPARANMLTALMNGRALTASELAQEAGITPQTASSHLSKLEAGGLIEPEKQGRHRYYRLTDPDVAGVLEGLAGLAARAGHMRVRTGPKDPALRRARICYDHLAGDLGVQMLDSLRERRLVRQKKQDIELTAEGERFLARHLQISPDMLAHPRRPVCKACLDWSERRHHLAGTLGAAMMKRFTELKWAARDTTPGSRVVNFTRTGEKQFAALFGNGHE from the coding sequence ATGAAAGCAGGACCGGACATCGCCATGGTCGCCTCGCTCGTCGGCGACCCGGCCCGCGCCAATATGCTGACAGCGCTGATGAACGGCCGCGCGCTCACTGCAAGCGAGCTTGCGCAGGAGGCCGGGATCACGCCGCAGACCGCGAGCTCGCATCTTTCAAAGCTCGAGGCCGGCGGGCTGATCGAGCCGGAGAAGCAGGGCCGGCACCGCTACTACCGCCTCACCGACCCCGATGTCGCCGGCGTGCTTGAAGGGCTTGCGGGACTTGCCGCCCGCGCCGGCCATATGCGCGTACGCACCGGGCCAAAGGATCCGGCGCTGCGGCGGGCGCGGATCTGCTACGACCATCTCGCCGGCGATCTCGGCGTGCAGATGCTCGACTCCTTACGCGAGCGGCGCCTGGTGAGGCAAAAGAAGCAGGACATCGAGCTCACGGCCGAGGGCGAACGCTTTCTCGCAAGACATTTGCAGATCTCGCCAGACATGCTCGCCCATCCGCGGCGGCCGGTCTGCAAGGCGTGCCTGGACTGGAGCGAGCGGCGACATCATCTCGCCGGCACGCTGGGCGCGGCCATGATGAAGCGCTTCACCGAATTGAAATGGGCGGCGCGCGATACGACCCCCGGCAGCCGCGTGGTGAATTTCACCCGCACCGGCGAGAAGCAGTTTGCCGCGCTGTTCGGCAACGGGCACGAGTAG
- a CDS encoding GCG_CRPN prefix-to-repeats domain-containing protein, whose amino-acid sequence MKYLFAAVLLAGAVAGFSEAASAAGGCGPGWYRGPYGGCRPMGGAVVVAPAPVVVAPVVVARPRVCPWGFRWWAGRCRPV is encoded by the coding sequence ATGAAATATCTTTTTGCCGCCGTCTTGCTCGCCGGCGCCGTTGCAGGTTTCAGCGAAGCAGCCAGCGCCGCCGGCGGTTGCGGGCCCGGCTGGTATCGCGGCCCCTACGGCGGCTGCCGCCCGATGGGCGGTGCGGTTGTGGTGGCGCCGGCGCCGGTCGTGGTCGCCCCGGTCGTCGTCGCCCGCCCGCGCGTCTGTCCGTGGGGCTTCCGCTGGTGGGCCGGCCGCTGCCGCCCGGTCTGA
- a CDS encoding twin-arginine translocation signal domain-containing protein, which produces MERRDFLKLAFGVAAGAAALTAAAQAAPLAPQPIEGPANLPRGNPEVHPAVTSSEEVGQLKPEQVRWHGGGHHWGWHHHRHWGWRRRHWGWHHRHRGWRHRWHRRHWRHW; this is translated from the coding sequence ATGGAACGCCGGGATTTTCTGAAGCTCGCATTCGGTGTAGCGGCCGGTGCCGCTGCATTGACGGCGGCCGCGCAGGCCGCGCCGCTGGCACCACAGCCCATCGAAGGCCCGGCCAACCTGCCGCGCGGCAATCCCGAGGTCCATCCTGCAGTCACCAGCAGCGAGGAGGTCGGCCAGCTCAAGCCTGAGCAGGTGCGTTGGCACGGCGGCGGCCATCACTGGGGCTGGCATCATCACCGCCATTGGGGCTGGCGCCGCCGTCACTGGGGTTGGCATCATCGTCACAGGGGCTGGCGGCATCGCTGGCACCGCCGCCACTGGCGTCACTGGTAG
- a CDS encoding glyoxalase/bleomycin resistance/extradiol dioxygenase family protein: MATQVKPVPEGYHTVTPYLVVDGAEKIIRFMKDAFGAQPLFEPMMRPDGKVMHAEFKIGSSIVMIADASEQAQATSTMLYLYVPNVDAVYQKAIKAGGTSLTEPTDQFYGDRSGGVKDPAGNRWHIGTHIEDVSPAELKKRAAEVMKRQNKAA, translated from the coding sequence ATGGCAACACAGGTGAAGCCGGTTCCCGAAGGATACCACACCGTCACGCCCTATCTCGTCGTCGACGGCGCGGAGAAGATCATCCGCTTCATGAAGGACGCCTTCGGCGCCCAGCCCTTGTTCGAGCCGATGATGCGGCCCGACGGCAAGGTCATGCATGCGGAGTTCAAAATAGGAAGTTCCATTGTGATGATTGCCGACGCCTCGGAGCAAGCACAGGCAACGTCCACGATGCTGTATCTCTACGTGCCCAACGTCGATGCGGTCTATCAGAAGGCCATCAAGGCTGGCGGCACGTCATTGACGGAGCCAACGGACCAATTCTATGGCGACCGCAGCGGCGGCGTAAAGGATCCGGCCGGCAACCGCTGGCACATCGGCACCCACATCGAGGACGTATCGCCGGCTGAGCTGAAGAAGCGCGCGGCTGAAGTCATGAAACGGCAGAACAAGGCGGCGTAA
- a CDS encoding dodecin family protein has product MPESIYKVIELIGTSSDSWEKAASNAVEQAAKSLRELRVAEVVKLDMQLDAKGKVEAYRAKLNVSFKFEGS; this is encoded by the coding sequence ATGCCTGAGAGCATCTACAAGGTCATAGAACTGATCGGTACCAGCTCCGACTCCTGGGAAAAGGCCGCCAGCAATGCGGTCGAGCAAGCGGCAAAATCTCTACGGGAGCTTCGTGTCGCTGAGGTCGTCAAACTCGATATGCAGCTGGACGCGAAGGGAAAAGTAGAAGCCTATCGCGCCAAACTCAACGTGTCGTTCAAGTTCGAGGGCAGCTGA
- a CDS encoding GcrA family cell cycle regulator has protein sequence MSWDAKDVALLKKLWVQGQSAAQIARRLGCSRNAVCGRLTRLGLKRGHKPPTAKPQIRSVRKQEPALLVACVQPAAKKVSRKITDKQPKEFSKRQLYAMLAEAVRNTG, from the coding sequence ATGAGTTGGGATGCGAAAGACGTAGCGCTGCTCAAAAAGCTCTGGGTCCAAGGACAGAGTGCCGCGCAGATCGCGCGCCGTCTCGGGTGTAGCCGTAACGCGGTCTGCGGCAGGCTAACTCGCTTGGGCCTGAAGCGTGGCCACAAGCCGCCGACAGCAAAACCCCAGATAAGGTCGGTCCGGAAGCAGGAGCCGGCGTTGTTGGTTGCCTGTGTCCAGCCGGCAGCCAAGAAGGTGTCGCGGAAGATAACAGACAAGCAGCCCAAGGAATTCAGCAAGCGCCAGCTTTACGCCATGCTGGCGGAAGCGGTGAGGAATACGGGCTAG
- a CDS encoding adenosine-specific kinase, protein MELTVVPIIKPDAANFIFGQSHFIKTVEDLHEALVGAVPGIRFGLAFCEASGKRLVRWSGNDEASLALARNNALTIGAGHTFLIFLGDGFFPVNVLAAVRAVPEVCRIYCATANPTEVIVAQTELGRGVLGVVDGASPLGVETDADIAWRKDLLRKIGYKL, encoded by the coding sequence ATGGAACTCACCGTGGTGCCCATCATCAAGCCGGACGCCGCCAACTTCATCTTCGGCCAGTCGCATTTCATCAAGACCGTGGAAGACCTCCACGAAGCGCTGGTGGGCGCCGTCCCGGGTATCCGCTTCGGGCTGGCCTTTTGCGAGGCCTCCGGCAAGCGGCTGGTGCGTTGGTCGGGTAATGACGAAGCCTCACTCGCCCTGGCGCGCAACAACGCGTTGACCATCGGCGCCGGCCACACTTTCCTGATCTTCCTGGGCGACGGGTTCTTTCCCGTTAACGTGCTGGCTGCGGTGCGTGCTGTGCCGGAGGTCTGCCGTATCTACTGCGCAACGGCCAACCCGACCGAGGTGATCGTTGCGCAAACGGAGCTGGGCCGCGGCGTGCTCGGCGTCGTGGATGGCGCCTCACCGCTGGGTGTCGAAACCGACGCGGACATTGCGTGGCGGAAAGACCTGCTGCGAAAGATCGGCTACAAGCTGTAG